A region of Faecalibacterium taiwanense DNA encodes the following proteins:
- the sdaAB gene encoding L-serine ammonia-lyase, iron-sulfur-dependent subunit beta, which yields MAFISVFDVLGPNMIGPSSSHTAGAEIIAFLAQKMIAPPLKRADFTLYGSFAKTYHGHGTDRALLGGIMGFSADDTRIRDSFAIATDRGLGYSFTPNETETDIHPNTVDIRMENAAGQVMTVRGESLGGGKVRIVRINGVEVDFTGEYNALIVVQKDKPGVVAHISKILSDRGVNIAFMRLFREGKGHTAYTIVESDERLPEGVDQLLLANPNINDVMVVQP from the coding sequence ATGGCATTTATCAGTGTTTTTGATGTTCTGGGCCCGAACATGATCGGCCCTTCCAGCTCCCACACCGCAGGCGCGGAGATCATCGCCTTTCTGGCACAGAAGATGATCGCCCCGCCGCTGAAGCGGGCGGACTTTACCCTCTACGGCTCCTTTGCCAAGACCTACCACGGCCACGGTACCGACCGCGCCCTGCTGGGCGGCATCATGGGCTTTTCGGCCGATGATACCCGCATCCGGGATTCCTTTGCCATTGCCACCGACCGCGGCCTTGGCTACAGCTTCACCCCCAATGAGACGGAGACCGATATCCACCCCAACACGGTGGATATCCGCATGGAGAACGCTGCCGGTCAGGTCATGACCGTGCGCGGCGAGTCTCTGGGCGGCGGCAAGGTGCGCATCGTGCGGATCAACGGCGTGGAGGTGGACTTTACCGGCGAGTACAATGCCCTCATCGTGGTGCAGAAGGACAAGCCCGGCGTGGTGGCGCATATCTCAAAGATCCTCAGCGACCGCGGCGTGAACATCGCGTTCATGCGCCTGTTCCGCGAGGGAAAGGGACATACGGCTTATACCATCGTGGAGTCGGACGAGCGCCTGCCCGAGGGTGTGGATCAGCTGCTGCTGGCAAACCCGAACATCAACGATGTAATGGTCGTGCAGCCGTAA
- a CDS encoding dicarboxylate/amino acid:cation symporter, with amino-acid sequence MEKKKFKLGLLPKLLIAIVLGIIIGQFFPVWFCRVVVTASSIFSSFLKFIIPLMIVAYVTMGIADLKSGAGKLLLITVALAYGSTLIAGSASYLVSASLFPSFMSEGALEQIAATADNSLASYISISIPPLLDTLSAVVLAFVLGLCMSTLRGKTIGDTLYNGMKDFSGIIDQVLHSVIIPLLPLYVCGTFIDMTKSGKTYAILGILWKVFLVVIIMHLVCIFLQFCVAGAVSHKSPFKMIRNQIPGYTTALGTQSSAATIPVNLQCAAADGVSEQIRNFVVPLCANIHMAGSMITITACATAVCLMNQLPISLATVVPFIMTLGVAMVASPGAPGGSIMTALPFLYMIFGAEAGDPNGPICAIMVALYITQDSFGTACNVSGDNAIGVIVETIYQKFINKSSASV; translated from the coding sequence ATGGAAAAGAAAAAATTCAAGCTCGGACTGCTGCCGAAGCTGCTCATCGCCATCGTGCTGGGCATCATCATCGGCCAGTTCTTCCCGGTGTGGTTCTGCCGGGTCGTCGTCACGGCATCCAGCATCTTCAGCTCGTTCCTGAAGTTCATCATCCCGCTGATGATCGTGGCCTACGTCACCATGGGCATTGCCGACCTGAAGAGCGGCGCAGGCAAGCTGCTGCTCATCACGGTGGCTCTGGCCTACGGCTCCACCCTGATCGCGGGCTCGGCATCCTATCTGGTGTCTGCAAGCCTGTTCCCCAGCTTCATGAGCGAAGGCGCTCTGGAACAGATCGCCGCCACGGCTGACAACTCTCTGGCCAGCTACATCTCCATCTCCATCCCTCCGCTGCTGGACACCCTGTCTGCCGTGGTGCTGGCCTTCGTGCTGGGCCTGTGCATGTCCACCTTGCGCGGCAAGACCATCGGTGATACACTTTATAATGGCATGAAGGACTTCTCCGGCATCATCGATCAGGTGCTGCACAGCGTCATCATCCCGCTGCTGCCCCTGTACGTCTGCGGTACCTTCATCGACATGACCAAGTCCGGCAAGACCTACGCCATTCTGGGCATCCTGTGGAAGGTGTTCCTGGTGGTCATCATCATGCATCTGGTCTGCATCTTCCTGCAGTTCTGCGTTGCAGGCGCTGTGAGCCACAAGAGCCCCTTCAAGATGATCCGCAACCAGATCCCCGGCTACACCACCGCTCTGGGCACTCAGTCCTCTGCAGCCACCATCCCGGTCAACCTGCAGTGCGCTGCGGCTGACGGCGTGAGCGAGCAGATCCGCAACTTCGTGGTGCCTCTGTGCGCCAACATCCACATGGCAGGCTCCATGATCACCATTACCGCCTGCGCAACTGCCGTCTGCCTGATGAACCAGCTGCCCATCAGCCTTGCTACCGTGGTGCCCTTCATCATGACGCTGGGCGTTGCCATGGTGGCTTCTCCCGGTGCTCCCGGCGGCTCCATCATGACCGCTCTGCCCTTCCTGTACATGATCTTCGGCGCTGAGGCCGGTGACCCCAATGGCCCCATCTGCGCCATCATGGTGGCTCTGTACATCACTCAGGATTCCTTCGGCACTGCCTGCAACGTCTCCGGCGACAACGCCATCGGCGTGATCGTGGAGACCATCTACCAGAAGTTCATCAACAAGAGCAGCGCAAGCGTCTGA
- a CDS encoding LysR family transcriptional regulator, with product MEVRQLNTLIRAAQFQSFSKAAESLGYSQSAVTVQIKALEEELGVRLFDRMGKRVILTAQGQCFLEYANSILDTIHNARRALSEDAELEGCLHIGTLESLCFFRLPGLMHQFRVEHPKVSLRVTTGSPEELIEKMERGEVDLICILDEPRYSNSWHKCNEVPEEVVFVASPDIDLGHPGPYRVAELLDKPFFLTERNANYRRTFDRFLASRQIELTPSLEISDTSFIIKMLERSSGISLLPRFAVAEPASRGDLRILEVSDFRLTMYRQMFYHKDKCCTREMDAFIQLASGPDLPLL from the coding sequence ATGGAAGTGCGCCAGCTGAACACCCTGATCCGTGCCGCCCAGTTCCAGAGCTTTTCCAAGGCAGCGGAAAGTCTGGGCTATTCCCAGTCTGCCGTTACCGTGCAGATCAAAGCGCTGGAAGAAGAGCTGGGCGTGCGCCTGTTCGACCGCATGGGCAAGCGGGTGATCCTGACCGCACAGGGTCAGTGTTTTCTGGAATATGCCAACAGCATTCTGGATACCATCCACAACGCCCGCCGCGCCCTGAGCGAGGATGCCGAGCTGGAGGGCTGCCTGCACATCGGCACGCTGGAATCCCTCTGCTTTTTCCGTCTGCCCGGCCTGATGCATCAGTTCCGGGTGGAACACCCCAAAGTCAGCCTTCGGGTCACTACCGGCTCCCCGGAAGAGCTGATCGAAAAGATGGAGCGCGGCGAGGTGGACCTCATCTGCATTCTGGACGAGCCGCGCTACTCCAACAGCTGGCACAAGTGCAATGAGGTGCCGGAGGAGGTGGTGTTCGTGGCTTCCCCGGACATCGACCTCGGCCACCCCGGCCCGTACCGGGTAGCAGAGCTTCTGGACAAGCCCTTCTTCCTCACCGAACGCAACGCCAACTACCGCCGCACCTTTGACCGGTTTCTGGCTTCCCGCCAGATCGAGCTGACCCCCAGCCTTGAGATCAGCGATACCTCCTTTATCATCAAGATGCTGGAGCGCTCCTCCGGCATTTCCCTGCTGCCGCGCTTCGCTGTGGCCGAGCCTGCGTCCAGAGGAGATCTGCGCATTCTGGAGGTGTCAGACTTCCGGCTGACCATGTACCGCCAGATGTTCTACCACAAGGATAAATGCTGCACCCGGGAAATGGACGCCTTCATCCAGCTGGCCTCCGGGCCGGATCTGCCGCTTTTATAA